From the Clostridiales bacterium FE2011 genome, one window contains:
- a CDS encoding glycogen/starch/alpha-glucan phosphorylase, with amino-acid sequence MPATKFDKESIKNTIVGKVQRYNGLTIEEASPHQIYRAVASTVRDQIMQKMIASREVWKKQKGKSLYYLSVEFLMGRSMYCNMLNLLSTKEYTEALQELGIDIKDVLKEEPEPGLGNGGLGRLAACFLDSLSCLDLPAMGCTIRYEYGLFRQKIVDGQQVEMPDSWLDNGNVWETAMMEDTCEVHFGGHVDEIEINGRQKFVTRDYYTVEAVPYDMPVVGYDATIVNPLRMWSARSPKKLDLNSFGEGRYVQASEEIQLAEAISKVLYPEDKHYEGKMLRLKQHYFFTSASLQYILKDYKRRFGNDMSKLPEKVVIHINDTHPGMAIPELMRLLIDEEGLGWDEASSIVQKTIAYTNHTILAEALEKWPVSMVQQLLPRCYQIICEMNRRLCERLWNCFPGDWDRIARMAIISYDNVHMANMCVAMSYSVNGVSKLHGEILKEETFHDFNLVMPEKFSAITNGITHRRWLMSCNPELTDLICDSIGTDWIKNPEGLSALRPFADDAAFRDKFAKIKQHNKERLAVMLKERQGAVVDPSFIFDVQAKRLHEYKRQMLNALHILVLYNRIVNDESFTMEPRVFIFGAKASPGYYRAKQIIRMICALSELIAKHPRARKMLQVVFLENYDVSSAEVLIPAAEVSEQLSTASKEASGTGNMKFMMNGAVTIGTMDGANVEISEQVGLDNIYIFGMRSDTVRDMYRENSYNPMNIFETNQEIRQAMTQMIDGTLMPDNPAALQDLYHSLLLGSWGSMGDSYFVLKDFGSYSMAQRRLNNDYADRNKWLKMAVTNTAMSGIFSSDRTIREYNENIWHLQPLNKAKTPAAEPKEKAKPVRIKAKK; translated from the coding sequence ATGCCAGCCACGAAGTTTGACAAAGAATCCATCAAGAATACCATAGTCGGAAAGGTACAGCGGTATAACGGCCTGACAATTGAAGAGGCCTCACCGCATCAGATTTACCGTGCTGTGGCTTCCACTGTGCGCGATCAGATTATGCAGAAGATGATCGCCAGCCGCGAGGTATGGAAAAAGCAGAAAGGCAAAAGCCTGTATTATCTGAGCGTTGAGTTCCTGATGGGCCGCAGCATGTACTGCAATATGCTGAACCTGCTTTCCACGAAGGAATATACGGAAGCCCTGCAGGAACTTGGCATTGATATCAAGGACGTACTGAAGGAAGAGCCTGAACCCGGCCTCGGAAACGGCGGACTCGGACGTCTGGCCGCCTGCTTCCTGGACAGCCTGAGCTGTCTGGACCTTCCGGCCATGGGCTGTACCATACGCTATGAATACGGCCTGTTCCGCCAGAAAATCGTGGACGGACAGCAGGTGGAAATGCCGGACAGCTGGCTGGACAACGGCAACGTCTGGGAAACGGCCATGATGGAAGACACCTGCGAGGTGCATTTCGGCGGCCATGTGGATGAAATAGAGATCAACGGCAGGCAGAAGTTTGTGACCCGCGATTATTATACCGTGGAAGCTGTCCCTTACGATATGCCTGTTGTCGGATATGACGCGACCATTGTGAATCCGCTGCGGATGTGGTCCGCACGGAGCCCGAAAAAGCTGGACCTGAACAGTTTCGGTGAAGGCCGCTATGTACAGGCATCCGAAGAAATCCAGCTGGCGGAAGCCATCAGCAAGGTGCTTTATCCCGAAGACAAGCACTATGAAGGCAAAATGCTGCGCCTGAAACAGCATTACTTCTTTACCAGCGCCTCCCTGCAGTATATCCTGAAGGACTACAAGCGGCGCTTCGGGAATGATATGAGCAAACTGCCGGAGAAGGTAGTGATCCATATCAACGACACCCACCCCGGTATGGCGATTCCTGAACTGATGCGCCTCCTGATTGATGAAGAAGGCCTGGGATGGGATGAAGCTTCCAGTATTGTACAGAAGACCATCGCCTATACCAACCATACGATCCTGGCAGAAGCACTCGAAAAATGGCCTGTGAGCATGGTACAGCAGCTGCTGCCGCGGTGCTACCAGATCATCTGCGAGATGAACCGCAGGCTTTGCGAACGTCTGTGGAACTGCTTCCCCGGAGACTGGGACCGGATTGCCCGGATGGCCATCATCAGCTATGACAACGTCCATATGGCCAATATGTGCGTTGCCATGAGCTATTCTGTCAACGGCGTAAGCAAGCTGCACGGTGAAATCCTGAAGGAAGAAACCTTCCATGATTTCAACCTGGTTATGCCGGAAAAATTCTCCGCGATTACAAACGGTATTACACACCGCCGCTGGCTGATGAGCTGCAATCCTGAACTGACGGACCTGATCTGTGACTCTATCGGCACTGACTGGATCAAGAATCCGGAAGGGTTAAGCGCGCTTCGTCCTTTTGCGGATGACGCCGCTTTCCGGGACAAGTTTGCAAAGATCAAGCAGCACAATAAGGAACGCCTCGCCGTTATGCTGAAGGAACGGCAGGGAGCGGTGGTGGATCCTTCCTTTATCTTTGACGTACAGGCAAAGAGACTTCACGAGTATAAGCGGCAGATGCTGAACGCGCTGCATATCCTTGTGCTGTATAACCGGATCGTGAATGATGAAAGCTTCACCATGGAGCCGAGAGTATTCATCTTCGGAGCAAAAGCCAGCCCCGGTTATTACCGCGCGAAACAGATTATCCGTATGATCTGCGCGCTGAGCGAGCTCATTGCCAAGCATCCGCGGGCCAGGAAGATGCTTCAAGTTGTGTTCCTGGAGAATTATGACGTCAGCAGCGCTGAGGTGCTGATTCCGGCGGCAGAGGTTTCCGAACAGCTGTCCACAGCCAGCAAGGAAGCCAGCGGCACCGGCAACATGAAGTTTATGATGAACGGCGCGGTCACCATCGGTACGATGGACGGAGCGAACGTTGAAATCAGCGAACAGGTCGGCCTCGACAATATCTACATTTTCGGCATGCGGTCCGATACGGTGCGGGATATGTATCGTGAGAACAGCTACAATCCCATGAATATTTTCGAAACCAACCAGGAAATCCGTCAGGCAATGACCCAGATGATCGACGGTACCCTGATGCCGGATAATCCCGCAGCCCTGCAGGATCTGTATCACAGCCTGCTGCTGGGCAGCTGGGGTTCCATGGGTGACAGCTATTTTGTCCTGAAGGATTTCGGTTCCTACAGCATGGCGCAGAGAAGACTGAACAACGACTACGCTGACCGGAACAAGTGGCTGAAAATGGCTGTTACCAACACGGCTATGTCGGGCATATTCTCCTCTGACCGGACAATCCGTGAGTATAATGAAAACATCTGGCACCTTCAGCCCCTGAACAAGGCTAAGACACCGGCAGCTGAGCCAAAGGAAAAAGCAAAACCTGTCAGGATCAAAGCAAAGAAATAA